In Spinacia oleracea cultivar Varoflay chromosome 5, BTI_SOV_V1, whole genome shotgun sequence, a single window of DNA contains:
- the LOC110798234 gene encoding uncharacterized protein, whose protein sequence is MANWSELPQELVRKVATEHVENVEDFEEIGKVCSEWRSATKDVNFFPSKNTQIPWLMIVDPPNSPHRRFYSLSKHMFQKINLPQIDDDDDDDHRRYFSSKGWIISVSMKNRNITLFDPTSGKVIKLPSVPLNMLYDDNWYDYSYLGYFYKFIISGIPSSCDGDFTVTMIFDMTQQLAFWRPGEDKWTRPVVDFKISWVFDTCFFNREFYSIDYLGKVMAFGSEIAKRQPRIVVDLKDQGVIIKPTNGKFYLVEVETKLLVVYRHHVLLEYHERSENSNVVYWTTRFEIFELNVDNGKVKPIKGVGNRAIFIDDAVLMGGGIDMGIYSLDEGKLIERFYEGPSQFCFTTPPIWVERRGNL, encoded by the exons ATGGCAAATTGGAGTGAACTCCCTCAAGAACTCGTGAGAAAAGTTGCAACTGAGCACGTTGAAAATGtggaagattttgaagaaattggAAAGGTTTGTTCCGAGTGGAGAAGTGCAACAAAGGATGTCAACTTCTTCCCTTCAAAAAACACCCAAATTCCTTGGTTAATGATAGTTGACCCTCCTAACAGTCCACACCGCAGATTTTATAGCCTCTCCAAACACATGTTTCAAAAAATCAATTTGCCCCAAATTGACGATGACGATGACGATGATCACCGTAGGTATTTCTCttcgaaaggttggattatttctGTTAGTATGAAAAACCGTAATATCACCCTTTTCGATCCCACCTCCGGCAAAGTAATCAAGCTACCAAGTGTTCCACTTAATATGCTATACGACGACAATTGGTATGATTACAGTTACTTAGGTTACTTTTACAAATTTATTATATCGGGAATACCGTCCTCTTGTGACGGCGATTTTACAGTGACAATGATATTCGACATGACCCAACAATTGGCCTTTTGGAGACCTGGTGAAGATAAGTGGACTAGACCTGTTGTAGATTTTAAAATTAGTTGGGTGTTCGATACCTGTTTTTTTAATAGAGAATTTTATTCCATTGATTATTTAGGAAAGGTTATGGCTTTCGGAAGTGAGATCGCCAAGCGCCAACCACGAATCGTTGTAGACTTAAAAGATCAAGGTGTTATAATCAAACCAACTAATGGCAAGTTTTACCTAGTCGAAGTGGAAACCAAATTATTGGTGGTATATAGGCATCATGTGTTACTTGAATATCATGAGAGATCGGAGAACAGTAATGTTGTGTATTGGACTACACGTTTTGAGATATTTGAGCTGAATGTTGATAATGGGAAAGTCAAACCAATTAAGGGTGTCGGCAATCGAGCTATTTTTATAG ACGATGCTGTTCTCATGGGAGGAGGAATCGATATGGGAATTTACAGCTTAGATGAAGGAAAACTCATTGAGCGATTTTATGAAGGTCCGTCACAATTTTGTTTCACTACTCCACCTATATGGGTGGAACGACGTGGGAACTTGTAA
- the LOC130461193 gene encoding uncharacterized protein: MGQAGLWWKVNKERKNGPGFGWNELQKLMRDKFYPPSLRKQKEDEFLHLQQGTMSVLEYANKFMELSRFAPDLVSTEQSRMNRFERGLHLKYQDRLSTQRFTSYQDMVDIAANVERVVLLREAKNVGYKRRNENQSQGGAKKPNQGY; this comes from the coding sequence ATGggtcaagcaggattatggtggaaagttaacaaggaacgaaagaatgggcctggatttggttggaacgaactacaaaagttaatgagagacaagttttatccaccatccttgaggaagcaaaaagaagatgaatttctacacttgcaacaaggaacaatgagcgtgttggaatacgcaaataagttcatggagttgtcaaggtttgcaccagacttggtgtcgacagagcagtccaggatgaaccgtttcgagcgaggtctgcaccttaagtaccaggataggttgtccactcagaggtttacttcataccaggatatggttgatattgcagctaaCGTAGAGCGAGTGGTACTgcttcgagaagcgaagaatgttgggtataaaaggagaaatgaaaaccagagtcaaggaggagcaaagaagcctaaccaaggcTATTAG